The Shumkonia mesophila genome includes a window with the following:
- a CDS encoding FAD-binding oxidoreductase, with product MAAQPARADRDLIAELQEILGERLSTATAVREQHGRDESYHPCHAPDAVAFPRSTDEVAAIVRICAARGVPVIPFGTGTALEGHIAALHGGVTIDTGNMKEILAVNVADMDVTVQAGVTRNQLNAHLRDTGLFFPVDPGADASLGGMTATRASGTNAVRYGTMADCVLGMTVVLADGRIIRTSRRARKSSAGYDLTHLFVGSEGTLGVITEITLRLFGIPEAIAAAVVSFPDLESAVNAVILTIQSGIPVARIELLDEVQMDAVNRHSKLDYPVQPTLFLEFHGSEAGVAEQTGAVQQIAGDFGGAGFQWSVLPEERSRLWRARHEAFYAALALRPGCRGVTTDVCVPISRLAECILETKADIEASFLLAPIVGHVGDGNFHLIMLVDPDDPKDMAEAKRLSDRLVMRALAMDGTCTGEHGVGHGKMDFLIHEHGEAVSVMRMVKTALDPANIMNPGKIVRI from the coding sequence ATGGCGGCGCAGCCGGCGCGGGCGGATCGGGACTTGATCGCCGAACTTCAGGAAATTCTGGGCGAGCGGCTGTCGACGGCGACGGCCGTGCGCGAACAGCACGGCCGCGACGAATCCTATCATCCTTGCCACGCCCCGGATGCCGTCGCCTTTCCGCGCTCGACCGACGAGGTGGCGGCCATCGTCAGGATCTGCGCGGCCCGCGGGGTGCCGGTCATTCCCTTCGGCACCGGCACCGCGCTGGAGGGCCACATCGCGGCGCTGCACGGCGGCGTCACCATCGACACCGGCAACATGAAGGAGATCCTGGCCGTCAACGTCGCGGACATGGACGTAACCGTGCAGGCCGGGGTCACCCGCAACCAGTTGAACGCCCATCTGCGCGATACCGGGCTGTTCTTTCCGGTCGATCCGGGTGCCGACGCCTCGCTGGGCGGCATGACGGCGACGCGCGCCTCGGGGACCAACGCGGTGCGCTATGGCACCATGGCCGACTGCGTGCTCGGCATGACCGTGGTTTTGGCCGATGGGCGGATCATCCGCACCAGCCGGCGGGCCCGCAAATCGTCGGCCGGTTACGATCTCACGCATCTGTTCGTCGGTTCCGAGGGAACGCTGGGCGTGATCACCGAGATCACGCTGCGCCTGTTCGGCATCCCCGAGGCGATCGCCGCCGCCGTCGTTTCCTTCCCCGACCTGGAATCGGCGGTCAACGCCGTCATCCTGACCATCCAGTCCGGCATTCCGGTGGCCCGCATCGAGCTTCTGGACGAGGTGCAGATGGATGCGGTCAACCGCCATTCGAAGCTGGACTATCCCGTCCAGCCCACGCTTTTTCTCGAATTCCACGGCAGCGAGGCGGGCGTCGCCGAGCAGACCGGGGCGGTCCAGCAGATCGCCGGCGATTTCGGGGGGGCGGGTTTCCAGTGGTCGGTGCTGCCGGAGGAGCGCAGCCGCCTGTGGCGGGCCCGCCACGAGGCGTTTTACGCCGCCCTGGCCCTGCGGCCGGGATGCCGGGGCGTCACCACCGACGTCTGCGTGCCGATTTCCAGGCTGGCCGAATGCATTCTCGAAACCAAGGCCGACATCGAGGCCAGCTTCCTGCTGGCCCCCATCGTCGGCCACGTCGGCGACGGCAATTTCCATCTGATCATGCTGGTCGATCCCGACGATCCCAAGGACATGGCCGAGGCCAAGCGCCTCAGCGATCGCCTGGTCATGCGCGCGCTGGCCATGGACGGAACGTGCACCGGCGAGCACGGCGTCGGCCATGGCAAGATGGACTTCCTGATCCACGAGCATGGCGAAGCCGTCAGCGTCATGCGGATGGTGAAAACGGCGCTCGATCCCGCCAATATCATGAACCCCGGCAAGATCGTGCGGATCTGA
- a CDS encoding AsmA family protein, translating to MKKLLGIVLGLVAILAIAVVVLPGVIDWNDYKGTIQAQLKGLTGRDVVIGGDIHIAVLPAPALIANGVRMANLKGAGAADMIRLKSVEVRIALGPLLGGNVEVETIKLVDPIVELERLADGRTNWEFAPVRTENDGSTSAPLPGFGAGEAGSGTAIRLDSFHIENGTIIYRDARSGTVERIERLEARLTAESPTGPFDSAGRLDFRGIPLGYELSVGRVINERTVPLNMAVVAEPGDARAEISGAIVELAEAPKFKGKVIASGKMLSDLLAAVGGGASPAFFAQPFGASGDVTVSAQDLSVKHLAVSLGALRADGELTANLAESPIGFTTKLTMPKVDLDALLAPPQPKPAATPADDPEAARDITVGPVAKPKAPAPTAPAFALPQNVNGTVELTAETITYRGNIISDARATADLHGGEVTLSQFTAQLPGGSDVFVTGFLTAQDGAPKFDGTLDAKVSDLRRVVAWLGGEVPGIASDRLRKATVKGRIVADPEQVQGLNLDMMVDSSRITGGITLALRQRLAFGASFTVDRLNLDAYLSPNGAPPAADAATATPQSQPSAGPQPEPSFALPDFLNRFDANLKLQVERLTYRQVPVNDLVFDGTLFGGNLDLRRAAIGDLAGASASLSGALSGLNLLPSVKNGRFEARGIDVDRLSRLLETPVPVSTRDLGVVEITGGIEGSLLRPQVDLAAKTPEAAVELKGRLSVLPVESLFAGDVTVRHGDFARLLGLFGVNYRPAGRPGDVGLSATVKADAKRVAISQLDGKVGAATLAGTLNVDLAGPRPRLTGDLKAGRVVVDPFLPAQRSAALVPRIIPAAWVPAKMPAGEAPRLWPAAATAGRWSTAPLDLAVLSAFDADLKLAGEAVVYDGIMVRDVAADTTVTEGVLRIPALSGILFGGALKGDVTLKAGPKPALDGTLSLTGGDFGTYQEELEGKRLATGDIAFSTAVNSSGASVAEMVSGLKGEGSFEVKKAALSGDSGKPRGPIAALLSGLNQLAGLGGDQRPEGQADISGSFKIDRGIARSEDLRLVSTVGEGKGKGTVDLPKWTMKVDSDIQLSQNLFAKLLSGTTGVGFGVPLRIEGDIDQPNVVLDVAKLPGKALSIPGSILQNSAPSKILRKLIPGAD from the coding sequence GTGAAGAAACTCCTTGGCATCGTTCTCGGTCTGGTGGCCATCCTGGCGATCGCAGTCGTCGTGCTGCCGGGCGTCATCGACTGGAACGACTACAAGGGGACCATCCAGGCGCAACTGAAGGGCCTGACGGGGCGCGACGTCGTCATCGGCGGCGACATTCACATCGCCGTCCTGCCGGCGCCGGCGCTGATCGCCAACGGCGTGCGCATGGCCAACCTCAAAGGGGCCGGCGCCGCCGACATGATTCGCCTCAAATCGGTGGAAGTGCGGATCGCGCTGGGGCCCCTGCTGGGCGGCAATGTCGAGGTGGAGACCATCAAGCTGGTCGACCCCATCGTCGAGTTGGAACGGCTGGCCGACGGGCGGACGAACTGGGAATTCGCGCCCGTCCGCACCGAAAACGACGGTTCGACCAGCGCGCCGCTGCCCGGCTTCGGGGCCGGCGAGGCGGGAAGCGGGACGGCGATCCGGCTGGACAGCTTCCACATCGAGAACGGTACCATCATCTATCGCGACGCCCGCTCGGGGACCGTCGAACGAATCGAGCGCCTCGAGGCCAGGCTGACCGCCGAGTCCCCGACCGGCCCGTTCGACAGCGCCGGTCGCCTGGACTTCCGGGGCATCCCCCTGGGCTATGAGCTATCGGTCGGCCGGGTCATCAACGAACGGACGGTTCCCCTCAACATGGCCGTCGTCGCCGAACCGGGGGATGCCAGGGCCGAGATCTCGGGCGCCATCGTCGAACTGGCCGAGGCGCCCAAGTTCAAGGGCAAGGTCATCGCCAGCGGCAAGATGCTGTCCGACCTCCTGGCGGCGGTCGGCGGCGGGGCGTCCCCGGCGTTTTTCGCGCAGCCCTTCGGCGCCAGCGGCGATGTCACGGTGTCGGCCCAGGATCTGTCGGTTAAACATCTGGCGGTGTCGCTGGGGGCGCTTCGGGCCGACGGCGAACTGACGGCAAACCTGGCCGAAAGCCCGATCGGCTTTACCACCAAGCTGACGATGCCGAAGGTCGACCTCGACGCCCTGCTCGCCCCCCCGCAGCCCAAGCCGGCCGCCACTCCCGCCGACGATCCGGAGGCGGCGCGGGATATCACGGTGGGCCCCGTGGCCAAGCCGAAGGCGCCGGCGCCCACCGCGCCCGCATTTGCTCTTCCCCAGAACGTCAACGGCACCGTCGAACTGACGGCGGAAACCATCACCTACCGGGGCAACATCATCAGCGACGCGCGGGCGACCGCCGATCTGCACGGGGGCGAGGTTACCTTGAGCCAGTTTACGGCGCAGTTGCCGGGCGGCTCCGACGTGTTCGTGACCGGATTTCTGACCGCCCAGGACGGGGCGCCGAAGTTCGACGGTACGCTCGACGCCAAGGTCAGCGATTTGCGCCGCGTGGTCGCATGGCTGGGGGGCGAGGTGCCGGGCATCGCCTCCGACCGCCTGCGCAAGGCGACCGTCAAGGGCCGCATTGTCGCCGATCCCGAGCAGGTGCAGGGTCTGAACCTGGACATGATGGTGGATTCCTCGCGCATCACCGGCGGCATCACCCTGGCCTTGCGCCAGCGCCTGGCCTTCGGTGCCAGTTTCACGGTCGATCGTCTGAATCTGGACGCCTATCTGTCGCCCAACGGCGCGCCGCCGGCCGCCGATGCCGCCACGGCGACGCCGCAGTCGCAACCCTCCGCCGGCCCGCAGCCGGAACCAAGCTTCGCTCTTCCCGATTTCCTCAACCGGTTCGACGCCAATCTCAAGCTTCAGGTCGAGCGCCTGACCTATCGCCAGGTTCCGGTCAACGACCTGGTCTTCGACGGCACGCTGTTCGGCGGCAACCTGGACCTGCGCCGGGCCGCCATCGGCGACCTGGCGGGCGCCTCGGCCTCGCTGTCGGGGGCTCTGAGCGGCCTGAATCTGCTGCCGTCGGTGAAGAACGGCCGCTTCGAGGCTCGCGGCATCGACGTCGACCGGTTGAGCCGCCTGCTGGAGACGCCGGTGCCGGTATCGACCCGCGACCTCGGCGTCGTCGAGATCACCGGCGGCATCGAGGGATCGCTGTTGCGTCCGCAGGTCGATCTGGCCGCCAAGACGCCGGAGGCGGCGGTCGAGCTTAAAGGACGGCTGTCGGTCCTGCCGGTGGAATCGCTGTTCGCCGGCGATGTCACGGTCCGTCACGGCGATTTCGCGCGGCTGCTGGGGCTGTTCGGGGTCAACTACCGGCCGGCCGGGCGGCCGGGCGACGTCGGCCTGTCGGCCACGGTCAAGGCGGACGCCAAGCGGGTGGCGATCTCCCAACTCGACGGCAAGGTGGGGGCGGCCACCCTTGCCGGCACGCTGAACGTCGACCTGGCCGGACCGCGACCGCGCCTGACCGGCGATCTCAAGGCCGGGCGCGTCGTCGTCGATCCCTTCCTGCCGGCTCAACGCTCGGCGGCGCTGGTTCCGCGAATCATTCCCGCCGCCTGGGTTCCGGCGAAGATGCCGGCTGGCGAGGCGCCGCGCCTGTGGCCGGCGGCCGCCACCGCCGGACGCTGGTCGACGGCGCCACTCGACCTCGCGGTTCTCAGCGCCTTCGATGCCGATCTCAAGCTGGCCGGCGAGGCCGTCGTCTATGACGGCATCATGGTGCGCGACGTGGCCGCCGATACCACCGTGACCGAAGGCGTGCTGCGCATCCCGGCGCTGAGCGGCATCCTGTTCGGCGGCGCGCTCAAGGGAGACGTTACGCTCAAGGCGGGTCCCAAGCCGGCCCTCGACGGAACGTTGTCGCTGACCGGGGGCGATTTCGGCACCTATCAGGAGGAGTTGGAGGGCAAGCGGCTGGCGACCGGCGACATCGCGTTCAGCACGGCGGTCAATTCCTCGGGCGCCAGTGTCGCCGAGATGGTTTCCGGCCTCAAGGGCGAGGGCTCCTTCGAGGTCAAGAAGGCGGCGTTGAGCGGAGACTCGGGCAAGCCGCGCGGCCCCATCGCCGCCTTGCTGTCGGGCCTCAATCAGCTGGCCGGCCTGGGCGGCGATCAGCGGCCGGAAGGACAGGCCGACATCTCGGGTTCCTTCAAGATCGACCGCGGCATCGCACGCTCGGAAGACTTGCGTCTCGTTTCCACCGTCGGCGAGGGCAAGGGCAAGGGGACCGTCGACCTTCCCAAATGGACGATGAAGGTCGACAGCGACATCCAGCTTTCCCAGAACCTGTTCGCCAAGCTGCTTTCGGGAACGACCGGCGTCGGCTTCGGTGTGCCCTTGCGGATCGAGGGCGACATCGACCAGCCCAACGTCGTGCTCGACGTCGCCAAGCTGCCCGGCAAGGCCCTCAGCATCCCGGGGTCGATCCTTCAAAATTCCGCGCCCAGCAAGATCCTGCGCAAACTGATTCCCGGCGCCGACTGA
- a CDS encoding ribbon-helix-helix domain-containing protein, whose amino-acid sequence MSDRDGIRKRSVVIAGHATSVSVEPEFWEALREIAAARAVSVNQLIAEIDGGRTGNLSSAIRLFVLAELRARAAESRGTD is encoded by the coding sequence ATGAGCGACCGCGACGGCATCCGCAAGCGCTCGGTCGTCATCGCCGGCCACGCCACCAGCGTATCGGTCGAGCCCGAGTTCTGGGAGGCGCTGCGCGAAATCGCCGCGGCACGGGCGGTTTCGGTCAACCAGTTGATCGCCGAGATCGACGGCGGGCGGACCGGCAACCTGTCCAGCGCCATCCGCCTTTTCGTGCTGGCCGAGCTGCGCGCCCGGGCGGCAGAGAGTCGCGGAACCGACTAG
- a CDS encoding TfoX/Sxy family protein: MVLSPEFRDYVLEMLEPLGGVTARRMFGGAGLYRDGTIFALVAGDVLYFKVDDANRADYEAAGTGPFRPFEDKPFAMPYWEVPADILEDPAEICAWAAKAWEAGRRAGPPPKRRRRQP; encoded by the coding sequence ATGGTGCTGAGCCCCGAATTCCGCGACTACGTGCTGGAGATGCTGGAACCGCTGGGCGGGGTGACGGCGCGCCGGATGTTCGGCGGCGCCGGCCTCTATCGGGACGGCACCATCTTCGCGCTCGTCGCCGGAGACGTCCTCTATTTCAAGGTCGACGACGCCAACCGCGCCGACTACGAGGCGGCCGGCACCGGCCCCTTCCGTCCCTTCGAGGACAAGCCCTTTGCCATGCCGTACTGGGAAGTGCCCGCCGATATCCTCGAGGACCCGGCGGAAATCTGCGCCTGGGCGGCCAAGGCGTGGGAAGCCGGCCGGCGCGCCGGCCCGCCGCCCAAACGAAGGCGGCGCCAGCCATGA
- a CDS encoding sulfate ABC transporter substrate-binding protein: MFANLGVWLRVGAIGLALSMLAPAGSQAGADILNVSYDPTRELYRDFNKAFIEDWKAKTGETVAVRMSHGGAGKQARAVIDGLAADVVTLALAYDIDVIAGKTGLIPPDWQARLPHNSAPYTSTIVFLVRKGNPKGIRDWGDLAKPGIQVITPNPKTSGGARWNYLAAWGYALRTWGGDEAKARDFVAAIFRNVPILDTGARGATTTFVRRGIGDVLLAWENEAFLAINELGPDKFEIVVPSVSILAEPSVAVVEGNARKHGTLAIAESYLTYLYSPVGQRLAARHYYRPVTPELADAADVARFPKVDLFTIDWLGGWQKAQSAHFDDGGMFDQLYQPTR; the protein is encoded by the coding sequence ATGTTCGCGAACCTGGGTGTGTGGCTGCGCGTGGGTGCCATCGGACTGGCGCTGTCGATGCTGGCTCCGGCGGGGAGCCAGGCCGGCGCCGATATCCTCAACGTCTCCTACGATCCGACGCGCGAGCTGTACCGCGACTTCAACAAGGCTTTCATCGAGGACTGGAAGGCCAAAACGGGCGAAACCGTCGCCGTGCGGATGTCGCATGGCGGGGCGGGCAAGCAGGCCCGGGCCGTCATCGACGGGCTGGCGGCCGACGTCGTGACCCTGGCTTTGGCCTATGACATCGACGTCATCGCCGGGAAGACGGGCTTGATCCCCCCCGACTGGCAGGCCCGCCTGCCCCACAACAGCGCGCCCTACACCTCGACCATCGTTTTCCTGGTGCGCAAGGGGAACCCGAAGGGCATCCGCGACTGGGGCGACCTCGCCAAGCCCGGCATCCAGGTCATCACGCCCAACCCCAAAACGTCGGGGGGCGCCCGCTGGAACTACCTGGCGGCGTGGGGATACGCACTGCGCACCTGGGGCGGCGACGAGGCCAAGGCGCGCGACTTCGTGGCGGCCATCTTTCGTAACGTGCCGATTCTCGATACCGGGGCCCGGGGGGCGACCACGACGTTCGTGCGGCGCGGCATCGGCGACGTGCTGCTGGCCTGGGAGAACGAGGCCTTCCTCGCCATCAACGAGCTGGGACCGGACAAGTTTGAAATCGTCGTCCCCTCGGTCAGCATCCTGGCCGAACCCTCGGTCGCCGTGGTCGAGGGCAACGCCCGGAAGCACGGCACGCTCGCAATCGCCGAATCCTATCTGACCTATCTCTACTCGCCGGTCGGCCAGCGGTTGGCGGCCAGGCACTACTATCGGCCGGTCACGCCCGAGCTTGCCGATGCCGCCGACGTCGCGCGCTTTCCCAAGGTCGATCTCTTCACCATCGATTGGCTGGGGGGGTGGCAGAAGGCCCAGAGCGCGCACTTCGATGACGGCGGCATGTTCGATCAACTCTACCAGCCGACTCGCTAG
- the cysT gene encoding sulfate ABC transporter permease subunit CysT: MRAASPVWFRQPSVLPGFGITVGISVFYLGLVVLVPLCGLFLKSAGVGWLAFWQAALSPRAVAAYRLSFGAAFFAAAANAIFGLLVAWVMVRYRFPGKRIVDALIDLPFALPTAVAGITLTALYAENGWIGALLAPLGVKVAFTPLGVVVALVFIGLPFVVRTVQPVLQDIDAEVEEAAASLGAGRLQTFRRVILPAIFPAILTGFALAFARGVGEYGSVIFIAGNLPMVSEIAPLLIVIKLEQYDYAGATAIAAFMLLVSFALLFVINLLQRWNRARYV, encoded by the coding sequence ATGCGGGCGGCGTCGCCAGTTTGGTTCAGGCAGCCGAGCGTCCTGCCCGGCTTCGGGATCACCGTGGGCATCAGCGTCTTTTACCTGGGCCTGGTCGTTCTGGTTCCGCTGTGCGGCCTTTTCCTGAAGTCGGCCGGCGTCGGCTGGCTGGCCTTCTGGCAGGCGGCGCTGTCGCCGCGGGCGGTGGCCGCCTACCGCCTCAGTTTCGGCGCCGCCTTTTTCGCGGCCGCCGCCAACGCCATCTTCGGGCTGCTGGTCGCCTGGGTGATGGTGCGCTATCGCTTTCCCGGCAAGCGCATCGTCGATGCCCTGATCGACCTGCCGTTCGCGCTGCCCACCGCGGTCGCCGGCATCACGCTGACCGCGCTCTATGCCGAGAACGGCTGGATCGGCGCCCTGCTGGCCCCGCTCGGCGTCAAGGTCGCCTTCACGCCGCTGGGCGTGGTGGTCGCCCTCGTCTTCATCGGCCTGCCATTCGTCGTGCGCACCGTCCAGCCGGTGCTGCAGGACATCGACGCCGAGGTCGAGGAGGCGGCGGCCAGCCTGGGCGCCGGGCGGCTGCAAACCTTCCGGCGGGTGATCCTGCCGGCGATCTTCCCGGCCATCCTCACCGGTTTCGCCCTGGCCTTCGCGCGCGGCGTCGGCGAGTACGGGTCGGTGATCTTCATCGCCGGCAACCTGCCGATGGTTTCGGAGATCGCGCCGCTCCTCATCGTCATCAAGCTGGAGCAGTACGACTACGCCGGGGCCACCGCCATCGCGGCCTTCATGCTGCTGGTGTCGTTCGCCCTCCTTTTCGTCATCAACCTGCTGCAACGCTGGAATCGCGCCCGCTATGTCTAG
- the cysW gene encoding sulfate ABC transporter permease subunit CysW: protein MSRSSKRRPRSVISEPAWVRLALIALALVFLGLFLLAPLFVVFAEALQGGIGAYVEAFTEPDALAAIRLTLITAAIAVPLNIVFGVAAAWAIAKFEFAGKSLLVTFIDLPFSVSPVIAGLIYVLLFGAHGWFGPWLVANDVEIIFAVPGIVIATIFVTFPFVARELIPLMQEQGNEEEEAALSLGAGGWQTFRRVTLPNIKWGLIYGVLLCNARAMGEFGAVSVVSGHIRGETNTMPLHVEILYNEYNFTAAFAIASLLALLALVTLALKTALEWRYGAELAAARRL, encoded by the coding sequence ATGTCTAGAAGCAGCAAAAGACGTCCCCGGTCCGTCATCTCCGAGCCCGCCTGGGTCCGGCTGGCGTTGATCGCGCTGGCGCTGGTCTTTCTCGGCCTGTTCCTGCTGGCCCCGCTGTTCGTCGTCTTCGCCGAGGCGCTGCAGGGCGGGATCGGCGCCTACGTCGAGGCGTTCACCGAACCGGACGCCCTGGCGGCCATCCGCCTGACCCTGATCACGGCGGCCATCGCGGTGCCGCTCAACATCGTCTTCGGTGTCGCCGCGGCCTGGGCCATCGCCAAGTTCGAGTTCGCGGGCAAGAGCCTGCTCGTCACCTTCATCGACCTGCCGTTCTCGGTCTCCCCGGTGATCGCCGGCCTGATCTACGTTCTGCTGTTCGGGGCGCATGGATGGTTCGGCCCGTGGCTCGTCGCCAACGACGTCGAGATCATCTTCGCGGTACCGGGCATCGTCATCGCCACCATTTTCGTCACCTTCCCGTTCGTCGCCCGCGAGCTGATCCCGCTCATGCAGGAGCAGGGCAACGAGGAGGAGGAGGCCGCGCTGTCCCTGGGCGCCGGCGGCTGGCAGACCTTCCGGCGCGTTACGCTGCCCAACATCAAATGGGGCCTGATCTACGGGGTTCTTTTGTGCAACGCCCGCGCTATGGGCGAATTCGGCGCCGTTTCGGTGGTCTCCGGCCACATCCGGGGCGAAACCAACACCATGCCGCTTCATGTCGAGATTCTTTACAACGAGTACAATTTCACGGCGGCCTTCGCCATCGCCTCGCTGCTGGCGCTGCTGGCGCTGGTGACGCTGGCGCTCAAGACGGCGCTGGAGTGGCGCTACGGCGCCGAGCTGGCGGCCGCCCGCCGCCTGTAG
- a CDS encoding sulfate/molybdate ABC transporter ATP-binding protein, with protein MRIEAKDITKTFGEFTALRAVNLAVESGELVALLGPSGSGKTTLLRIIAGLEFPDGGAILFDGDDASRRTVRERNVGFVFQHFALFRHMTVFENVAFGLRVKPRERRLPEAEIRARVGRLLDLVQLTNFAARYPTQLSGGQRQRVALARSLAVEPSVLLLDEPFGALDAKVRRELRRWLRALHEEMHLTSVFVTHDQDEALELADRVAVMSNGTIEQIGSPQDVYDHPASAYVCEFLGNVNRFDCTIRGGVAVVCDDEFMTVRSPGVVEGSAVAYVRPHDIAIYTTKAQLGLPAIVRHIAAAGPVAVVELAAEGVKAPVEALLSRTRHRELKLTVGQSVFLRAQAARIYPAERPAVAEATV; from the coding sequence ATGCGGATCGAAGCCAAGGACATCACCAAGACGTTCGGCGAGTTCACCGCCCTGCGCGCCGTTAACTTGGCTGTGGAGTCGGGCGAGCTGGTGGCGCTGCTGGGGCCGTCCGGCTCGGGCAAGACGACGCTGCTGCGCATCATTGCCGGGCTCGAATTCCCCGACGGCGGCGCCATCCTGTTCGACGGCGACGACGCCAGCCGGCGCACCGTCCGCGAGCGCAACGTCGGCTTCGTCTTCCAGCATTTCGCGCTGTTCCGCCACATGACGGTGTTCGAAAACGTGGCCTTCGGGTTGCGCGTCAAGCCGCGGGAAAGGCGCCTTCCCGAGGCCGAGATCCGCGCCCGCGTCGGGCGCCTGCTCGACCTCGTGCAGCTCACCAATTTTGCGGCGCGCTATCCCACCCAACTGTCGGGCGGCCAGCGCCAGCGGGTGGCGCTGGCCCGCTCGCTGGCCGTCGAGCCCAGCGTGCTGCTGCTCGACGAGCCGTTCGGCGCGCTCGACGCCAAGGTGCGCCGCGAACTGCGGCGCTGGCTCCGCGCGCTCCACGAAGAAATGCATCTGACCAGCGTGTTCGTCACCCACGACCAGGACGAGGCGCTCGAACTGGCCGACCGGGTGGCGGTCATGAGCAACGGGACGATCGAACAGATCGGCTCGCCGCAGGACGTCTACGATCACCCGGCGTCGGCTTATGTCTGCGAGTTCCTGGGCAACGTCAACCGCTTCGACTGCACGATCCGGGGCGGCGTCGCCGTGGTCTGCGACGACGAATTCATGACCGTCAGATCCCCCGGCGTCGTCGAGGGGTCGGCCGTCGCCTACGTCCGTCCCCACGACATCGCCATCTATACGACCAAGGCCCAGCTCGGGCTGCCGGCGATCGTGCGCCACATCGCCGCGGCCGGCCCGGTCGCGGTGGTGGAACTGGCCGCCGAGGGGGTGAAGGCGCCGGTCGAGGCCCTGCTGTCGAGGACCCGTCACCGCGAGCTCAAGCTGACGGTCGGCCAGTCCGTCTTCCTGCGCGCCCAGGCCGCCCGCATCTATCCGGCCGAGCGGCCGGCCGTCGCCGAGGCCACCGTTTGA
- the fumC gene encoding class II fumarate hydratase, with protein sequence MPESGKFRTESDSMGTVKVPADRYWGAQTQRAIENFRIGEEPMPMSVIRALAIVKKAAAQANVELGELPAPLGEAIGKAADEVIEGKLAGQFPLVVWQTGSGTQSNMNVNEVIANRANEVLGSPLGAHTPVHPNDHVNRGQSSNDAFPTAMHIAAAEQIHYQLLAALHQLHGMLLRKVDAFSDVLKMGRTHTMDAVPMTLGQEFSAYAMQVEAGIARLRGCLPRLYQIAQGGTAIGTGLNTHPRFAEVFTEKAAAITGLPLVSAPNKFEALAAHDTLVEVSGALNVLAVSLMKIANDIRLLASGPRGGLGELVLPANEPGSSIMPGKVNPTQSEALTQVCAQVIGNHMTITVAGASGHFELNVFKPVIIYNLLQSIGLLSDACRSFADNCVSGITANAPRLRHMMEQSLMLVTALSPHIGYDKAAEIAKKAHAEGTTLREAAIALGYVNAADFDAWVRPETMLGPQE encoded by the coding sequence ATGCCGGAGTCCGGAAAGTTCCGCACCGAATCCGATTCCATGGGAACGGTCAAGGTTCCCGCCGACCGCTATTGGGGCGCCCAGACGCAGCGCGCCATCGAGAACTTCCGGATCGGCGAGGAACCCATGCCGATGTCGGTCATCCGCGCGCTGGCCATCGTCAAGAAGGCGGCGGCCCAGGCCAACGTCGAACTGGGCGAACTGCCGGCCCCGCTCGGCGAGGCCATCGGCAAGGCCGCCGACGAGGTGATCGAGGGGAAACTGGCCGGGCAGTTCCCACTGGTGGTCTGGCAGACCGGCTCGGGCACCCAGAGCAACATGAACGTCAACGAGGTCATCGCCAACCGCGCCAACGAGGTGCTGGGCAGCCCACTCGGGGCTCACACGCCAGTCCACCCCAACGACCACGTCAACCGCGGCCAGTCCTCCAACGACGCCTTTCCGACGGCCATGCACATCGCCGCCGCCGAGCAGATCCATTACCAGCTTCTGGCCGCGCTGCATCAGTTGCACGGCATGCTGCTGCGCAAGGTCGATGCCTTTTCCGACGTCCTCAAGATGGGCCGCACCCACACCATGGACGCCGTGCCGATGACCCTGGGCCAGGAGTTTTCGGCCTATGCGATGCAAGTCGAAGCCGGCATCGCCCGGCTGCGCGGCTGCCTGCCCCGGCTTTACCAGATCGCCCAGGGCGGCACCGCCATCGGCACCGGGCTCAACACCCATCCGCGCTTCGCCGAGGTGTTCACCGAAAAGGCGGCGGCGATCACCGGCCTGCCGCTGGTTTCGGCCCCCAACAAGTTCGAGGCGCTGGCCGCCCACGACACCCTGGTCGAGGTATCGGGCGCGCTCAACGTTCTGGCCGTCTCGCTGATGAAGATCGCCAACGACATCCGCCTCTTGGCCTCGGGGCCGCGCGGCGGTCTGGGCGAACTGGTGCTGCCCGCCAATGAGCCCGGCTCCTCGATCATGCCGGGCAAGGTAAACCCCACCCAGAGCGAGGCGCTGACCCAGGTGTGCGCCCAGGTCATCGGCAACCACATGACGATCACGGTGGCCGGCGCCAGTGGCCATTTCGAGCTCAACGTCTTCAAGCCGGTCATCATCTACAACCTGCTGCAATCGATCGGCCTGCTGTCGGACGCCTGCCGCAGCTTCGCCGACAACTGCGTGTCGGGGATCACCGCCAACGCGCCGCGCCTGCGCCATATGATGGAACAGTCGCTCATGCTGGTGACGGCGCTGTCGCCGCACATCGGCTACGACAAGGCCGCCGAGATCGCCAAGAAGGCGCACGCCGAGGGAACCACCCTGCGCGAGGCGGCGATTGCGCTCGGCTACGTCAATGCCGCCGACTTCGACGCCTGGGTGCGTCCGGAAACCATGCTGGGACCGCAGGAGTAG